A genomic region of Alicyclobacillus sp. SO9 contains the following coding sequences:
- the ltrA gene encoding group II intron reverse transcriptase/maturase, with protein MRASKVGLPKTGVIAISSTITQSSVQERKRFETQTRLARKSLEQRPFSRLHYLLRWNVWIDNSIENVLSNSGALTPGVDNMTKKDYTTQEARQQLREEVKHALHSYISSSVRRVFIPKHNKPKEKRPLGIPTIVDRVAQDVVRSILEPIYEGKQHPHSYGFRPFRGTHHAIERVRFLIGRHRYEWVVELDIKGFFDNVDHEILLSILRRTIFDRRLIRVIRSMLKAGLVYRGEFEETELGTPQGGVVSPILGNIYLNELDRFIGSKYEFLSPYQRSKSPIPCYIVRYADDAVILCRSKEHAELLKAQVAQFLQEKLKLQLSAEKTLVTHADEGFDFLGFNIRRWTRQGKTRVLAKPSRRAIQRFRNTLAKDSKALQIAPGTAAIALLNKKIRGFAEYFRRGNAKDTFLTLDYYLWWLVFHRLKQRTREPPGVVARRFQYRYNEAANLPHHRKSTAKNFGFRDDDGNVHMLDKFGLYKIEYPDKCSQKNPYVVEDREWLDGNRKLRETMKVQQAKFIQRLYGLSKNWGHYRRHVVQRQNSRCSICGCKLIRRNVHVDYLPRPVGKRSSQRELIPDNLVASCISCYRQMRQQRIRN; from the coding sequence GTGCGCGCAAGTAAAGTAGGACTCCCCAAAACGGGAGTGATTGCGATTTCTTCTACCATCACTCAATCCTCCGTACAGGAGAGAAAGAGGTTCGAAACACAAACGCGCCTTGCACGAAAATCTTTGGAACAACGACCTTTTTCAAGACTGCATTATCTGCTGAGATGGAATGTCTGGATTGACAATTCAATTGAGAACGTCCTCAGTAACTCAGGTGCGCTTACACCCGGAGTAGATAACATGACGAAGAAGGATTACACCACGCAGGAAGCAAGGCAGCAACTTCGGGAAGAAGTCAAACATGCACTCCACTCGTACATATCCAGTTCGGTACGAAGAGTATTTATCCCGAAGCACAACAAGCCCAAAGAAAAGCGCCCGCTCGGTATACCCACTATCGTCGACCGCGTTGCCCAGGACGTTGTCCGCAGCATCTTGGAACCAATCTACGAAGGAAAGCAACACCCACACAGTTACGGTTTCCGACCATTCCGCGGTACGCACCACGCCATTGAAAGAGTCCGCTTTCTCATTGGCAGGCACCGTTACGAATGGGTTGTAGAGCTCGACATTAAGGGATTCTTCGACAACGTAGACCATGAAATCCTGCTTAGCATTCTGCGACGGACGATTTTTGACCGCCGACTCATCCGAGTCATCCGCAGTATGCTTAAGGCAGGACTGGTTTACAGAGGAGAATTTGAGGAAACAGAACTAGGCACTCCACAAGGTGGAGTCGTCAGTCCAATCCTTGGGAATATCTATCTGAATGAACTGGACAGATTCATCGGAAGCAAGTACGAGTTTCTCTCACCTTACCAGCGGAGCAAGTCGCCAATCCCCTGCTACATTGTCCGGTATGCAGATGACGCGGTGATTCTCTGTAGAAGTAAGGAGCATGCTGAGCTACTGAAGGCTCAAGTTGCACAATTCCTTCAGGAGAAGCTCAAGCTCCAGCTGTCCGCAGAGAAAACACTCGTCACACATGCGGACGAGGGGTTCGATTTCCTCGGATTTAACATTCGAAGATGGACACGGCAAGGAAAGACACGAGTCCTTGCCAAGCCAAGTCGAAGGGCGATTCAGCGGTTTAGAAACACGCTAGCTAAGGACTCAAAGGCACTACAGATAGCACCTGGCACAGCTGCCATTGCGCTTCTAAACAAGAAGATTCGAGGATTCGCTGAATACTTCCGACGAGGGAACGCAAAGGACACCTTTCTTACCCTCGACTACTATCTCTGGTGGCTTGTGTTTCACAGGCTTAAACAGAGAACACGGGAACCACCAGGTGTTGTGGCTCGGCGATTTCAGTACCGATACAATGAGGCTGCCAATCTCCCGCACCACCGGAAGTCAACGGCGAAGAACTTTGGGTTTAGAGATGATGACGGCAATGTGCATATGCTCGATAAGTTTGGGCTCTACAAGATAGAGTATCCAGACAAGTGCTCACAAAAGAATCCTTATGTAGTCGAAGACCGAGAATGGCTAGATGGAAACCGGAAGCTCCGTGAGACGATGAAGGTACAACAAGCCAAATTTATTCAGAGGTTATATGGACTGTCCAAGAACTGGGGGCACTACAGACGGCACGTTGTACAACGGCAAAACAGCCGATGTAGCATCTGTGGATGCAAGCTGATTCGTCGAAATGTACATGTCGATTACCTACCGAGGCCAGTAGGAAAACGCTCATCTCAAAGGGAATTGATACCAGACAATCTTGTTGCTTCGTGCATTTCATGCTACAGGCAAATGCGACAGCAGCGCATACGTAACTGA
- a CDS encoding transposase, whose product MALSSISRQTQSCLLPLPLISRQWEQYLDVPFVIPALTFPWDIFRDIEQEYYQHLYDSLREKRMNRSDRGASVTDSALDLGLATPTEQTSDTSTVRRSRSGRKPHDFMPMMRSFELARLLYVESMAESVYLQVRSNPLFAEACGFTGKLPSYRSFARFDEIMTNFGLWDKARRRVVEFNLNQGVLEAEDTLVADTTHVEAEATYGKQMKICGHKEDCDCAMVPTDGNVGIVRKSNAVSYIGHKVSLLSGAKGQLPLTREVCKGGEYDAFTLLPTLERFKSEFEELAQAVQYVLADGIYQSPRNQQTTKDVLGAKLVAPINPGGRQDKPSDIRGMDMIDRYGVPHCIAGHKMALKGCDLKKQQYIFTCPVHNPQATQAGLVCPHHKHIECCGGVTQGRVLRVDFSTTPQVDPEFPRHSRTFHTLYDARTGIERIIGMLKDGYSLRRVHKRGRKAVEAHVDQAILCMHVWPTALTLKPAQ is encoded by the coding sequence ATGGCGCTATCTAGTATATCACGACAAACGCAATCGTGTTTGCTTCCCCTCCCGTTGATTTCTCGTCAGTGGGAACAATATCTGGACGTTCCGTTCGTGATCCCCGCACTGACTTTCCCTTGGGACATCTTTCGAGACATTGAGCAAGAATACTACCAACATCTGTATGACTCGTTACGTGAGAAACGGATGAATCGGTCAGATAGAGGCGCCAGCGTCACTGACTCTGCTCTTGATCTAGGACTCGCAACCCCAACCGAACAAACATCTGATACCTCGACCGTCAGACGAAGCCGCTCAGGCCGCAAGCCTCATGATTTTATGCCTATGATGCGGTCGTTTGAGCTGGCCCGGTTGCTATACGTCGAAAGCATGGCAGAGAGTGTTTATCTGCAAGTTCGCTCAAACCCGTTATTTGCTGAAGCTTGTGGGTTCACAGGCAAACTCCCCAGTTACCGCTCATTTGCCCGCTTCGACGAAATCATGACGAACTTCGGATTATGGGATAAGGCTCGACGACGAGTCGTTGAATTCAATTTGAACCAGGGCGTGCTAGAGGCTGAAGACACGTTGGTGGCTGACACGACACACGTTGAAGCAGAAGCGACATACGGAAAGCAGATGAAAATCTGCGGGCACAAAGAAGATTGTGATTGTGCCATGGTACCCACAGACGGCAACGTAGGCATTGTCCGTAAGAGTAACGCTGTATCCTATATTGGCCACAAAGTTTCTTTACTCAGTGGCGCTAAGGGACAGCTTCCACTTACTCGAGAGGTATGCAAGGGCGGAGAATACGATGCCTTCACTTTGCTGCCTACGCTTGAGAGATTCAAGTCTGAATTTGAGGAACTGGCACAGGCTGTGCAATACGTGCTTGCCGATGGAATTTACCAGAGTCCAAGGAACCAGCAGACAACAAAGGATGTGCTTGGGGCGAAGCTAGTTGCTCCCATTAATCCCGGAGGCCGGCAGGACAAACCGAGCGATATCCGTGGCATGGATATGATTGACCGTTACGGGGTACCCCATTGTATTGCTGGACACAAGATGGCATTGAAGGGGTGCGACCTCAAAAAGCAACAGTACATATTCACGTGTCCAGTTCACAATCCTCAGGCAACACAGGCAGGGCTTGTCTGCCCTCACCACAAGCACATTGAATGCTGCGGCGGTGTCACGCAAGGCCGGGTACTCCGGGTTGATTTTTCGACGACACCTCAGGTCGACCCTGAGTTCCCACGGCACAGCCGTACGTTCCATACGCTGTATGACGCCCGAACAGGGATTGAGCGAATTATTGGAATGCTGAAGGATGGGTACAGTTTACGGCGTGTACACAAACGTGGACGTAAGGCGGTAGAGGCACACGTCGACCAAGCTATCCTCTGTATGCACGTATGGCCTACTGCGCTTACGCTCAAACCGGCACAGTAA
- a CDS encoding GNAT family N-acetyltransferase yields MDFDDIVLAIEAEQYDFEPTLRIPGLHEIRNDELILRISDRSSSVFANKVVRSVFSSTVDDQINEVIDLYKSKGKSFSWWIGPKTQPHDLSTRLQSLGFTREDVYIGLAASVNDASFPQPLQWTVEECISESQLRDHVSVNAIVWGMDSASVEAAVRERKSYVSLPGRRGGYILARNREGKAVGNGTFRISSDGRTMYLIGSAVLPECRNQGVYHALLRYRFTKAREAGCELFTVQARAGTSEPILRRLGFQEYCTFEMLVKRF; encoded by the coding sequence TTGGATTTTGACGATATCGTTCTTGCTATTGAAGCAGAACAGTATGATTTTGAGCCAACACTGCGCATTCCTGGGCTGCACGAAATTCGAAACGATGAACTTATTTTGCGCATTTCCGATCGCTCTTCAAGTGTATTTGCAAACAAGGTTGTCCGTTCTGTCTTCTCTTCCACTGTAGACGACCAGATAAACGAGGTAATTGACTTATATAAGTCTAAGGGGAAAAGTTTCTCCTGGTGGATTGGTCCAAAAACACAACCCCATGACTTGTCCACTCGATTGCAATCCTTAGGATTTACACGTGAAGATGTGTACATCGGGTTGGCTGCTTCCGTGAATGACGCATCTTTTCCGCAACCTCTACAATGGACAGTGGAAGAGTGTATCAGCGAGTCACAGCTTCGTGATCATGTGTCAGTTAATGCAATTGTTTGGGGCATGGATTCGGCGTCTGTCGAAGCTGCCGTGCGGGAACGTAAGTCTTACGTATCGTTGCCAGGTCGACGTGGTGGGTACATTCTTGCTCGAAACCGTGAAGGAAAAGCTGTTGGTAACGGGACATTTCGAATTAGTTCTGATGGTCGTACCATGTATTTGATTGGCTCGGCTGTTTTACCTGAATGTCGAAATCAAGGTGTTTATCATGCCTTGTTGCGATATCGATTCACTAAAGCCAGAGAAGCTGGGTGTGAACTTTTCACCGTTCAAGCCCGTGCCGGTACATCGGAACCCATTCTGCGACGACTGGGATTTCAAGAGTACTGCACATTTGAGATGCTCGTGAAGAGATTTTAA